ACTTTGTCATTGAATCCTCCTTCTGGAAGGACTCCTGAAGTCCATCTTCAACATTGCCAATTCGTTTTCTGAAATGTCAATTCTGCCTAAATTGtccatttaaattatttatagttTTACTACTTGCAGCTTGCTGTTTCTAGGTTCATTCCAATTTCTCATAAATTAGTTTCTGAATTAAGTGCTTCTTCCTTTAAtgtattaaatatatgaaaaaaagacatttcttaaaaattttcttttccagtCTTTAATTTGTTTTCAAGTTGTTTTCTTCTAAGTACTACATTTCATTTACAATGGAAATATAATTcatgccttttttaaaatatcattaaataaAAAGGGATTTAACCAGAcctgaaattttccaaaatacaaTTACATTTATCCTTTCTCACcattcagaattttccaaaatacAATTGCATTTATCCTTTCTCACCATTCAGAATTTTTGTTATTTGGAGAGGGGATGGTCAAAGACTTCAGCTAATGAACACTGTAGTCACTGTACAAagaatatatttacaatttttttaaaaaaaccatggacaaactaacaaaacaaaaagagaaaaagagagagaagatgcaaataaataaaatcagaaatgaaatgggcaaaagttatgactgaccctacaaaaataaaaaggatcataagaggatattaataacaactgtatgccaacaaacgagacaaccaagatgaaatggacaaatccctagaaatgcaaaaacaaactataCTGCATCTGTCCTtgggcattttcgagacttgacGTTGtcccaccaagtttttaactgtgatgagcccagaatttttcaggaaaaatgctgagtagaacctacatcacaaaagaggaaaAGCCATCACCAGGCCAAagtaaaaaatgttcaatgtcactagcaattcaggaaatgcaaatcaaaactacaatgagatatcattccacacctcttagaatggccactgttaaaaagagagagaacatcaTGATAAGGTAggctttatcccaggtattcaagggtgtttcaacacaagaaaaccaattagtgtaataaaccacattgataaattgaagaattgtcacatgatcctctcaattgatggagaaaagacatttgagaaaatacagcacccttttttgataaaaacaccccaaaagataggaaaagaaagaagtttattcaatatggtaaagtgcatttaTGAagaacctacagctagcattgtactcaatagtaAAAGACTGGAAGTGTTCtctctgagatcagaaacaagacaaggatgctgtattagtcagccaaagggatgctgatgcataATACCagtaattggttggtttttataaagggtatttatttgggctaggagtttacagatactccccaggccataaagcataagttacttccctcaccaaagtctatttggagcaagatgtctgccaacatctgcaagggttcaggcttcctgggttcctacgttcctggggcttgcttttctctggtttcaaggttccttccttcctggggttggcttctctttcctctgtgtgctgacttcccagggctccagtttaagtcttcagcatcaaactccaacatcaaaacctcaacattaaaagcccccaaatgacttggagttgtccagggtggtgctgcagggacaattaccagacactgtagatcctcccatggccccctggatggaacatgggagagtatgggctatgatgtggaccattgaccatgaggtgcagtgatgcccagagatgtactcaccaaatgcaatggatgtgccatgatggtgggggagagtgttgctgtgggggtagtggtggggtgggggcggtgggggtgaatggggacctcatattttttggatgtaatattttttaaaaatgaactaaaaaaaaaaaaaaagcccccaaCTATGTCCTTCACCATGCCAAAGTCCTAATTATAATTCAATCAtttccaggtacagatcagattacaagcataacccaagatttctttttggaattcatcaatttatatcaaactgctaacagatgcccactgtcatcatttTGATATGATATTGTGCTAGAACTTCTgtctagagcaattaggctagtcaaagaaataaaaggaatccaaataggaaggAAAGAGTAAAACTGTCTCTATTGCTGATGATATGAtgctatatctagaaaatcctgaaaatccacaacaCAGCTATTAGAAGtaatagacgagttcagcaaagtggtagatACAAGGCTGATATGCAAAAACGTATAGCCTTTCTATATGCTActgatgtgtaatctgaggaggaaagcagaaaaaaattataatagtgactaaaacaatcaaatatttaggaataagcttaaccatgGACATagaggacctatattcagaaaactataaaacattactgatagaaaccaaagaagacttaagtaaatggagggacattccatgttcatggatgactgaaagactaaatattgttaagatgtcaattctacccaactgatttacagattcaatgcaatcccaacaaaaatcccaacagccttttttgcagaaattgaaaatccAATAGTGGTTGGTGGGTAAATGTCCAGGAGACTCAAATCCCTGGGATGTTCATGTGCCaggtggaccctgagcctcagcagagttgcaatacttactctccagttcgttgctctcacccaggacaactaacaaggaggtgtgGATGGACAACCATCATACCAAGGAATTGAGAAAGTATACAACTGCAAGTGGGAGAGTGCCATCTCTCAGCAATGTGGGACTGAAACCCCTTCTCAATTAGGATGTGCACTAGACAACACCTTCCCTGAcacctcaggattggggaataaaatatggagtagagtggagttactggtattctactatagacttagtgtctaacaatggaagaaattatatcattgatttggagacactGGCTACTAGAGTTGCtgaaggctgggagagggaaaaagagttatAATATGGGGTCACTTGCTGGACTTGGAGTTCtgctgaatgatattgcagggacagatgcaggacattagctatcctgccataacctactgaatggactgggagagggtgtaaactataatccatgctgtgtagctgtgctccaaaatgtgttcatcaattgagatgaatgtaccacactaatgaaagaagttgttgatgtgggaaaagtggggagtatgggaagtgaggcatatgggaatccctatatttttctaatgttacacTTTGCttaatctatgtatattttttaatgtaatgaaaaagccTATAAAACCACTTAGACATATTTTAAGTTCATTAACAACGTAATAAAAGTAgctcactgaaaaagaaaaaaacaaatttaaatccAGGACACCACTGTCAGCAGACAAGGTAAAGGAAATAAAACTCCCAAACTAATCCTCCTCAGGACACATCCAGAGTAAAGGTGAAATAAAATTCTGTCTCTTTGCTACACTGAACACCAGAAAGACTTCAGCATGGAAGAAGGAAGCACAGGAGCTCAACAGTAGCCCAGTCTTTGCAGCTTCAAAAAAGAGGCCCCGACTTTTTGTTGAACAGGAGAAGAGAGGGGCCCACTTTACAAAAGATCCTAGAAAGGCCACCCCAGAGCATGGACCCTGGGGACTCACTCTCCTGGAAACCCCCTCACCCAGGCTTGCTCTGGAAAACACTCTGGAAATGATTGCTCTTGACAGGCACTGGGGTCCCTGAGGGCATGGCTGGAGGAGTTTGAAAATGAGTCCTGACAACTACCGGGACTTGGCCTGAAGGAAGACCTGGGGGACTCGTGTTTTGGGAGACTTTATAACCTGGTGCATATTTCCAGATTGCTCTTTGATCTGACATTCTTTGAGGAGGATCTAGGTCCCTCGGTGTCACATCCCAGCACTGCTCAGTCACTACAGCCTTACCCGTCCATACTTCTGCATGATTCGGTAAGACCTCCTCATCCCTACCTGTCTCCTGGGtaacgagaagagaagaccagGGATCAGCTCATCAGGCCATTACTCCCCCTTTATCCAGCACACACATTCCCAAAACTAGTGCTAGCAGGTATTAGAGCACCTGGCTGAAAATTCCCTATTTGGGGAAGAGTGAAGACCACAGATCTACCCCTTTTTTACTTCACTTGAGCTCAGTACAGACTCACCTGGTAGGGACTGTGGACAttggagaaaaaaattatgaaagtgTTATCGAGGGATAGCTAACTTTTAACTGACACTTAGCATTTTGTCAGCAACTACATGATCCTCTTTGGCTCTGACAAACCCCAAATAGGTGAGTAGAATTATTATGTTATTTATCAGCTAAAGAGAAGGGATGAAACGAATTGCCTAAAATTACCCAGAGAGCTAATGCCAAATTTGGGACTTGACTGGACAAACTCCAGAATCCAAGTTGACAAATAGGGAAATATGGGGATAACACCAAAGGGGTCAGGATATAACCCTCCCCATCTTGTGTTCCCCTCAGTCAGAGCATGTGGATTTGCTTCTCTCCTCCTTACATATCCTAGAACAGGAGTCACAATAATGAACCAAAGAATGCTAAAATCAAACTTCGGATTTAATCTGACAATTCCTCTCTGCAGgctcctcttttaaaaataggatCATTAAGAATAGCTCTGATATCAGGATGTCAGTCCTAAGCTTTACCTCTGAAGTGCTACTGTGTGTTTGTACCCTTGGGTACAGGCACAAGAcacgtgtgtgtgtctgtgtgtgatcTTGGAAAGGAGCTAAAAGCTACCCTCCATTCCACACTCAGGGGTGCCTGTTAACAGCCCTTCAGAAAATTGTGTTATTTCACTGTCAATACACGAATGCCTGCACTATCAAGGAGATCTCAAATCATTCAGAGATCAGGTCTGGCCTTGTCTGCTGTCCCCACATACTAGGGGGGAAGCACTTGGCCTCTTCTGTCCCGGCAACTGTCATCTGCACCATCACACTCGAGAGCAATAAAAGAACAGAATCGCTTTCCAGGAAGGAGAATTTGAGTGGCTGAGCATCACCTGGGATTCTGGCTTTTGTCCAGTAACCTCAAGgctctccctctgcctccagcATCTTCCAGATGCCCCCCCCTTGCTCCAACCCATCGGTCAAGGTACTTTTACCTCTTTCTCCAGAGTCTCAGCAGAAATCATCACCACTCATGACACTGACACTGATCTCCATCCCACCCATCCTATATCCCTATACTCACAAAGCCTCTCTTCTGagtctctttctgtttcttatgtTCCCCTGCTGATTATTCACCTACTTCATTTCTGGAGCTAATTTTTCTTACACTTCTTACATGtccttttctttataaaaaatcaGCGTGTGATTGTCCTTAAGCCAGATTATCACTCCACAAAGTTGGCCTGTTCATGagtaatttaatttatatattcaaatacATGGATTAATGTTAAACAAATTTGGGATATCTCTACTACCAGAAATAGGAAGCGCAACCCAAATCCACCACTGTAATTCTTAGCAACCAATGAAAAATATACAAAGCCCATGTTTTGCTTTAAAACCCTTCAAAATATAAACCCAGAATTCTCTTCCAGGCTGATTTCCACCTACTCCCCTGCCTGTCTCCCCTGCCCCTGAAAAAGATACATGACATATTTTTCCTAAATTTACCCTCCAATAGTCTGAACTATTGTCCTTTGAGTATCCTCTCCATGATAAAGAATTCAGACTTCAACTATTAACTGATGGGTAGACAGAGAGTGATTTTAAGAGACAGACAAATCCCACTggccttttgtatttctgtttttgGGGTCCAGTAAGCAGATATCTCTAAGAAGAAGCCTACCTGAGAAAggaaggacagagagaagaaATGCAGTGTGAGCTAGAAAGGGTTACAAGATTAAGGAAGGTTCATTTAATTTCTAAAACTGTAATGTCTGAACAATtaacaggaaggaaaaagagtCAAGGTAGATAATGAGAGAAAACACAGCCACTGAGAGAACTAAGAGAGCAAATTCCTGAGGAAACAGAAGGGAACAAGAATGAGCGCATGCTGGCTGACTGTGTGTTTCTCTTATGATGGAATTGGATGTGTGCAAATATAGGCAAGGGAGAAGTTAAAGGAAAGTATCCcttgtgggttttattttttctaaaagacGAAGGAAGCAATAACATGTTCTGGGAAAGTTTTCATGTAGAGGTTTGTGGTGAGTTTCAGGAGAGTGGCAAAGGCTTTGAAACTCTGTGGTGGATAATGGACAGAGGCAGGATTGCAGAAGAAATGTCTGGGTCCAAATGGAATTGAGAATCACCACCACCAGGTGTGTGTGGTTTCTCTGCCATTTGGAAGGGTAGGTAACCCTATAGAGCAGTTGGGGAGAGGTAAAATTGCCAGAACTGGGCTGACTAGACAAAAGCGGTTAAGCAGCTAGAGATCAGCATAGGGTCAAAGCATGGTTGTACTCAAAATAATGAGCTGGGAGAAGAAGCCCTGGACAATTAAATAACAGGAGCTGAAGACCGTTCAATTCTATCCCTCTTTGCACCCACTTACTATTTGCTTCCTctaatccaggggttcttaaccttctttgttccacagacccctttgccagtcagctgaaaaccacagacccttactaagtccacactatactgtgtgttatttaataaatatatcacacccactccaacacatccccacaagaatagtgttgttttgaatttcaattcaagctccttAACTCCTGCTCTAATCTGACCCTTTCTTCCATTGCATCCTTCTCTCTTAGCAGGACACAACAGCCCCTGGATCCCTCTTCTCAGTGTAAATAAACTCCCATTTATTCTGCCCTGTTTACAAGccaccctctctctccttcctcaggGTGACATGATTGAGTAACCTTGTTCCATGGCCACATTCTATACTCAGTAATCACCCAAACCTGTGAAATCTGCATGTTAAATTAAATGTGCTTTTGTGTTATTATTTCAACATcagaaacacaaaaagaataacataagaactctatatttaatgtacCATTTGATCAAATTTGCTCCAaaagtctttttaaaacaaatacaaaaaaagcatttgaaatcCACTTCGTTCCAATCCAAAATCTCACTTTTCCCCTCTCAAAGCAGAGATGACTGTTATCCTGAAGTCAGTAATGTATTCTCATTCAAAAATTGGCTTTTATTACACATGGaggtattattttaaatattaacatttacaTATACTATGTGATACGGTACTTATTTCCCAGCAACTAGTTTTATTTCCATCGCATTATGTTTTCTTGATATATCCTTgtgaattcattcattttaacccTCTCCAGAATTCACTTGTAAGAAAATGACACCATTTATTACCCATTCCTCATTTGCTTGATGACTTGTAAGAACTCTACATGACAGTACATATCCTTGTGACAATCTTCCTGTCCACCAGTACTAGTATTTCTCCAGGGTCTaatctagaagtgaaattgctgggtcatagatGTATGAGTTTTCAGCTGTACATGGAATTGTTTCCAAAGTGGTTCTACTATATTAGAGTCTCATCAGGAAgctatatatttccatttttcaccTTCTTCCCTAACACTGAAAATCTCAGGCATCTACATGTGTTCCAAAATGAAGGATGTTAACTTGAGTGTGTTTCATTTtgcatttccttcatttctgaagacattcaacatctgttcttttgtttttttggacaCACCAGTTTCTTCCTCTCTTACTTGCCTCTTCAAGTCCCTGCTCACTTTTTCCTAATGGTTTTggtattttttcaagatttatttatttctcctccccgcttcccattgtctgctctctgtgtccattcgctgtgtgttcttctgtgtctacttgtattctcatttggtGGCTCCAGGAATCGATCCTGGCAACTtacagagtgggaaagaggcaattactctcttgagtcacctcagctccctgttctgctacatgtTCTtatgttctctcctctgtgtctcttgtgtcatctggctgcaccagttctccacatCGGTGGGCACTCCCAAGTGGAGCAGGTTTCCCTCTTGGGGCGGTATGCCCACGCCAGGCAActctcctgtgcagggctgcattccctcatgggtcagcactccatgtgggccagctcaccgcatgcgccagcttgccctcaccaggaggctctatgcattgaaccatggacctcctatatggtagatgggagtccaattggttgagccatatccatttcctctTACtgggttttttgttcttttttgcaaTAATGTATAAGTCTCTTAGGTATTCCGAATATAAGTCTTAACTGGTTTTATGTATAGCAAATACTTCTTAGAGCCCATGCCTTCTCATTCCCCTTCTTTTTGTGTCTTTTCCATACACACAGTTTTAATTTTAGGGTAatcaaattttacaaaaatttctctttatgttttgtGCATTTGTGCAGGGTTTAAGAAATAAATTCCTATCCTGATACCATAAACATTTTTCAtctaaaatttttgacatttgcTATTCACAGTTAATCCTTTAGGAATAgttctctgtattcatttataTGTAAGTCCCCACTTGGCCTGGCAAAATTTACTAAATAGTCATCCATCCTCTCCTGGCTTTTATCAAACCAATCCATGTCATATATGGACTTATAAGTATGCTTGGTCTGTTACTTGACTCTCTAGTCTGCTACATGGAACAAATTGTCAGTCCCTGTGCCTGGCCTTTTCCACTGTTTGAATTATCATGGTTAAAACCCTAGTGAAAAAATTCAATACCTATTAAGGCTttgttccctctttcttttttatgtcaaattttcttgtttcttccgGGTTCTTGATTCTCTACATGAATTTTAAGATCAGTTTGTTAAAATTCGTATTCAAACAACACTTGTGGTATTTGATTGGGAttccataaattcatacattaactGTCAGAGAATTGACATTTAGCTACactcagtcttcctatccattaacataatatattttccatttaagTGGGTACTCTTTTTTTAACTTACAAGagagttttgtaattttttataccTCTCTTGGACCTCTTTTactatagttattttaaatgccttaaaatttccacttttgtGAATAACAAtgattcttaaaattattttccaactaCTTGCTCTTCCTATAGAACAGTATTgattttttctgtctctataaatttatttgcatttacattttgtatagatgggaTCTAAtattatgtagtattttgtgtctagtttcttctttcacttagcatacttccCTTTTATAACATTGAtagaagaatattaatatattattatactgTACAGTCcaaaagttttgatttttttaaatactgattTATTCCACAAATCTTCTTGAACTCTCTTAGTTCATCTATGGATTCCATTGGATTTTCTATACAGGCAACCATAGTTTCTGTGAATTATATCCTTTTCTGCTTTGCTTTAAAATACTTATATGAAAATACCTTGAAGGGGCAgcatttattactatttttaaaaaggaaaaataaataattaataaaaataaagattgcAATCTCTCCTGTGTGTCAGCCTTAAATAGCTATTCTTGGTATTAAGTGGTGCCATGAAATATGGAGAATTGGGAACAAAGGTTCATTCCACCTGTGACTCCTTGAAATTTTCATCCAGGTtgagatagagaaagagagaatggaggAAGTCCAGAACTGAACCACATCAATGAACTGAGTAGAGCTCAGTCATGTGAACACACAGCACTGCAAGGGTGCTGGGAAGGGCAGTGTAGCTAAGTGTCCAGGAAGAAGAGGACAACCTGCATTTGAGTGAGCAGCTACTAGTCTCTGCAACAATTAGCATGGACTGAGATTACAAGATGAATCAAAAAGGTGGGAATGTATAGTCAAGGAGTTAATATTACAGTTAGAAGATGATAATGGTCATTGAGACAGAAATAGAATGTTGGGTTATATATGCTTTCCTTTAAATGAAAACTCAACAAGGTCAGATGCAGAAGTGAGGGATAAACAGGGTGAATGTGTCAGTGAGCATCTCACATGCAGGGAACCCAAGAAATACACCTTAAGTTAGCACAAGAAATACTGAGTGCTAACCTCTTACcctactctgtattttctgcatgatttttctataaaactataacatttttaaaggctattaatttttaaaactccttGATGCTTACAATGTACAAAATTGCACAGTATTCTTCTgaagaagttgaaaataaaaaatttatagttGTCCCTTGCAGAAAAAGCTTGCATTGTTGAATGTAAAGAGTAAGGGGCTTCAAGAGACATGGTGGCAGGATGACTGAACCAGGAAATATGGGAAAGACAGATCTAGCCTAAAGACAAAGACCTGAGAGTCATTGACAAGAGAGGGGAAGAAGTCACTATAGAGTTAAAGTCACTAAAAGAAATGAGGAATGGAAAAAGTCATCAAAGAGAAAAGCTTTGTAATTAAGAGATAAAGGCTATCAAAGGAGATGGTGAAAGTCTTCTTTAAAAATGGGACACATGGGGAGGACACACACTGTGCTGGTTTTACAGGGGCCTAAATAAACCGAGATATTGTGTGATTTATAATCTCCCAATGCCTGTGTAGAAACCTGTTATCTCCTGAGCTTTGGTTCTATCTGAGTTTGGTCAGTGGAACAATTCCTAATTGTCTGGGCTGTTGACTATACTCACACATCCTAGACACAGGAGTGTTTGGTCAAAGAATCTGAATGCTGTTCTTCCTTTATATTATATAAGATCTGTGTATGATTCTAGCTTCAGCATTAGGCTGTAAGTCACTTCAGAGTTAGATGTGTCTTTATGGATTGACTAAATTGATGAATAAACTATACTTATCACAAATTTCTGATTTTTCCATGAAGCCTAACAAATTGTGTAacacatgaaataagaaagcttAATTATTCCTTATGTGTTCAAAATCTAAGTGTTGTGGGTGGTAGTGCTAGAAAGCAGAAAACAGCCAGCTCTGATGTACAGAATGCTCATTTCTACACTTAAATGTCCAAGGTGACTGACAGTCCACTGAACAACAAGGCTTTATTCCCCATATACTGTCTTTGCCTGGATTTAGTAAACGTACAGAGAGAAAACTAATAATTCCAAATTTCCCTCTCTTTTCATGGTGAAGGAGTCATGAGGAAAGAAAACCAGTCCTCTACCCTGTATTTCATCCTCCTGGGAGTTAGCAGTCAGCAGGCACAAGAAAATTTCTTCTTCGCCTTCTTCCTATTCATCTACCCCGTCACAGTGATGGGAAACCTGCTCATCATCTGTGCTATTCGCTCTGATATTCGTCTTCACaaccccatgtactttttccttgcCAACCTCTCCTTGGTTGACatctttttctcatctgtaactgTCCCTAAGAAGCTCACAAACCATCTCTTTGGCAGCAGAGTCATCTCCTTTAGGGGATGCATGACACAGATGCATTTCATGCTTTTCTTGGCTAACACTGACAGCTATATCTTAGCTGTGATGGCATATGATCGTGCTGTGGCCATCAGCCGTCCTCTTCATTACACAACAATTATGAACCCGAGGTCTTGTTTCCTGCTTAACGTTGGGCCTTGGGTGATTGGAATGGCCAATTCCCTGCCACACACTCTACTCACAGCCAGTCTGTCCTTCTGCGGCAACCACGAAGTGGCCAACTTTTACTGTGAAATTAAAGCTTTGCTCAAGTTGTCCTGCTCTGACATCCACTTTAATGTGAAAGTCTTGTACATGGGAGCTAGTGCTTTCTGCGTGCCATTAATATGCATCATTATCTCCTATGTTCGGGTCTTCTCCACAGTCTTACGGGTTCCATCCACTAAGGGTGTGGTCAAAGCCTTCTCCACCTGTGGCTCCCACCTTACTGTTGTTTCTTTGTATTATGGGACAGTGATGGGTATTTATTTCCGCCCTCTGACTAGTTACAACCTGAAGGATGCAGTGATAACTGTGATGTACGTGGCAGTGACCCCAATGCTAAATCCTTTCATCTATAGTCTGAGAAACCAGGATATGAAGGCTGCCTTGGGGAAACTCTTCAGCAAGAGAATGTCCTCACAATGAATGTGAGGTCATGCATTAAACATTGCAGTTCCCAATTATGAAGCCTTTGAGAGTCCAGCCCAATGGCATCTCACTCCAAGAAGCCAATTTTGATCTTTCCAGCCAGAAAATACCACTGACAAGACTGTGATCTTACTGAAATGAACACTTTGTATGTGTTATTCCTCCTTTGGCAGAGAGGTAGCACAAGAACATTGGGTTCATGTCCCAACTTGGCTTCTAACTAGCAGAGTTAGTTTGGATCTCAACATCCTCTACCACACCTTCACATTTTGAACAAAAATATCTACAAATCTTCTACCACACTGTTATATGATCACAAGAGTCCATGCTTTGAGGGATGTAAATCACTATTCAAATGttgatttttactgtttttttagtATCTAGACTCCttaagtaaataccatgaaatagattGGCCTAAATAATGGGTATTAATTAACATATGGTTTTGAAGACaagaaagtatccaaatcaaggcatcaaggcgatgctttctcctcGAGACTGTGGAATTGTGGGGCTGGCTGACAACAACCCTTGGTCCTTAGTTTATCACATGGAAAGACACATGGTATGCCTGTACACATGTGTATATTTGTAGCTTTAGCTGCACCTATTTGTTAAATCAATCACTGTTTATCTTAGCTATC
This genomic stretch from Dasypus novemcinctus isolate mDasNov1 chromosome 21, mDasNov1.1.hap2, whole genome shotgun sequence harbors:
- the LOC131275128 gene encoding olfactory receptor 1A1-like gives rise to the protein MRKENQSSTLYFILLGVSSQQAQENFFFAFFLFIYPVTVMGNLLIICAIRSDIRLHNPMYFFLANLSLVDIFFSSVTVPKKLTNHLFGSRVISFRGCMTQMHFMLFLANTDSYILAVMAYDRAVAISRPLHYTTIMNPRSCFLLNVGPWVIGMANSLPHTLLTASLSFCGNHEVANFYCEIKALLKLSCSDIHFNVKVLYMGASAFCVPLICIIISYVRVFSTVLRVPSTKGVVKAFSTCGSHLTVVSLYYGTVMGIYFRPLTSYNLKDAVITVMYVAVTPMLNPFIYSLRNQDMKAALGKLFSKRMSSQ